The DNA region AGGTGGCGGTCGCCGTGCATTGCTCGATCGGCTCGTCGGAGAGCGTGCGCTCGATGAGATCGGTCTGGATCGCCATCGCTGCCTCGGTTACTTTGCGGCCTTCTCCGGTGAGATAAAGGCGCAGCACCCGCTTGTCACGCTCGTCGCCGCGCCGCTCGATCAGCCCGCGCCTTTCCATCTGCGGTAAGAGCATGCTCATATTGGAGCGGCCGACGAGGAGCTTGCGCGCCAGTTCCTGCTGCGAGATGGCCTCGAAACGGTAGAGATTCACGAGGATATCGAGATGCGGCGGCTTGATGTCGAGATCGGCAAGCGAGCGCGCCAGGGACTGTTGCATGAGCTGACAGGCGCGCGCCACCGCAATCCAGCTGCGAAAACGCGGATGATCCCAGGGAAGGGATTGATTTTTGTTCATCGTTGTACTTTATTGTTCAGTGTTGAACAGTCTTTTGGATTCCCACTATGGCAAATTTCGCGCTTAAGGTCACCCGCCTCGGATTCCGGCTTCTGCAGACGATTTCGCCGCGGCTGGCGGGCAGGGCGGCATTCCTGCTGTTCTGCCGCACACCATCGCGACGGCCGACGGGCGAAAAGGCGAAGGCAGCGTATGCTGCTGGTGCGGCGCGGCTTGCCGGCGCGGAACGTTTCGTGCTCAGGCTCGCCGGCGGCGCCAAGGCGCATGCTTATCGCCTGAACGGCGGGCCAATCGGCCAGCGCAAGCGCTACCTCGTCACACATGGCTGGGGCTCGAGCGCCGTCTATATGACAGATCTCGTTTCGGTGCTGGCGGCGACGGGCGCCGAGGTGGTGGCGCTCGATTTTCCCGGTCACGGGCGGGCGGGCGGGCGCTTCCTACATATGGGACTTGCTGTCCAGGCAGTCGCAGCGGCAGGAGAGCGGTTCGGTGCATTCGACGCTGCAATCGGCCATTCCTTCGGGGGCGCAGTACTGATGGTCTCGGCGGCAGGCCTGATTCCCGATGCGGCGCCGGCCATCTGCGAGCGACTGGTGCTGATCGGCGCGCCGAGCGACATGGCCTGGCTCTTTACCGATTTCGGCCGGATGATCGGGCTTCACCCGGCTGCGCAGGCTGCGCTGGAGAATGAAGTCCATCGTGTCACTGGGCGGAGACTCGAGGATTTCGAGGCTAGCGAGACGGCCGGCATGCTTGGTTGGCCTGTGCTCGTCATCCACGCCGAGGACGACAAAGAGGTGTCGCCGGCCCACGCCAGGCGTTATGACGCGGCGGGCGAGACTGTGCGGCTGTTCTGGGCGAACGGCTTCGGTCACCGGCGCATCGTCGGCGCGGCTCCCGTGCTCGGTGCGATCGCG from Rhizobium sp. NLR16a includes:
- a CDS encoding MarR family transcriptional regulator; this encodes MNKNQSLPWDHPRFRSWIAVARACQLMQQSLARSLADLDIKPPHLDILVNLYRFEAISQQELARKLLVGRSNMSMLLPQMERRGLIERRGDERDKRVLRLYLTGEGRKVTEAAMAIQTDLIERTLSDEPIEQCTATATSMERIIAVLLKDLRDDG
- a CDS encoding alpha/beta fold hydrolase, producing MANFALKVTRLGFRLLQTISPRLAGRAAFLLFCRTPSRRPTGEKAKAAYAAGAARLAGAERFVLRLAGGAKAHAYRLNGGPIGQRKRYLVTHGWGSSAVYMTDLVSVLAATGAEVVALDFPGHGRAGGRFLHMGLAVQAVAAAGERFGAFDAAIGHSFGGAVLMVSAAGLIPDAAPAICERLVLIGAPSDMAWLFTDFGRMIGLHPAAQAALENEVHRVTGRRLEDFEASETAGMLGWPVLVIHAEDDKEVSPAHARRYDAAGETVRLFWANGFGHRRIVGAAPVLGAIAAFLKGDADEDAGESIKKDAEIIPFFELPARRAAL